A stretch of DNA from Mycobacterium senriense:
CGATCGCGATCCAGCGCGACTTGGCGGCCTATCGCGATCAGTCCGGCAGCCAGGTGTTGCGCGTCCGGATCGGACTGCACACCGGAGAGGTGATCCGCGAGCAGGAGGACTTCTTCGGGCACACCGTGATCCTCGCGGCGAGGATCGGGGCGAAAGCCAACGGCAACGGGATCCTTGTGTCGGCGGTGCTGCGCGGACTGGTAGCCGGCAGTCACGAGTTCCGATTCGGCGAATCGCGCGACGAACAACTCAAGGGGCTGCAGGATCCCCAGCGCATCTATGAGGTCTGCTGGGAATAGGGCTCAGGCCGACAGGCCCTCCTGCGAATCCGACGCGGTGCGCAATCGCTGCAGCGCCTGGCGCACCTGCTCCCCGTTGGTGGTCTGCCAGAACGGCGGCAACGAGGCTCGCAGGTAACCGCCGTAGCCGGCGGTGACCATGCGCGAGTCGAGCACCGCGACCACTCCGCGATCGGTGACGCGGCGCAACAGCCGCCCCGATCCCTGCGCCAACAGCAGCGCCGCGTGGTTGGCCGAAACGGCCATGAAGCCGTTGCCGCCGCGCGCGGCGACCGCCCGCTGCCGGGCGCCCAGCAGGGGGTCGTCGGGGCGGGGGAACGGGATGCGGTCGATCAGCACCAACGACAGCGACGGCCCGGGCACATCGACGCCCTGCCACAGCGACAGCGTGCCGAACAGGGAGGTCTGCGGGTCGGCGCTGAACTGCTCGACGAGCGCAGAGGTGCTGTCGTCGCCCTGGCACAGCACCGGCGTCGAGAGGCGTTCGCGCATGGCCTCGGCGGCCGCCCGGGCCGCGCGCATCGACGAGAACAAGCCCAGGGTGCGGCCGTCGGCGGCGGTGATGAGTTCGGCGATCTCGCTCAGCTGCTCGGCCGAGCCGGTGCCGTCGCGGCCGGGTGGGGGCAGGTGCGCGGCCACGTACAGGATTCCGGCTTTGGCGTGCTGGAACGGCGAACCGACGTCCAGGCCACGCCACGGCGCGTCGTCGTCATCCTCGGTCGTCAGCCCCCACGCCGCGGCCATGGCGTCGAACGAGCCGCCGATGGTCAGCGTCGCCGACGTCAGCACCACCGTCGACCGCGAGAACACCCGGGACCGCAGCAGCCCCGCGACCGAGAGCGGTGCCACCCGCAACACCGGGCGCGATGAGCCCCTGATCTCCTCGTGCTCCAGCCACACCACGTCGGTGCGGTCGGGGATGGCCGGGCCGAATGATTCCAGCACGCGCGACGCGGTGTCCGAGATCTCGCTCAGCGCCGCAACGGCTTCGGCGCGCGCCGACGCCGCCTTGGGGTCGTTGGTGGTGTCAATGGCCGAGCGCGCCGCCGTCGACACGTCGCGCAGCGCCGTCAGGTAGGTCGCCAGCTCGTCGTCGAGGCGGTCGATGCGGCCTGGCGTGCTGTCGTGGATGAGCGAGGCGAAATTCGCCGTCGTCGCCTCCATACGCTGGACCAATCCCGGGTCCACCAGTCGGGCGATCCGCCGGGCGGCCACCCCGAGGGAGGCCGACGTCAGCTCCGCGGTCGCCACCGACGTCACCCGGTCCACCAGCTCGTGTGCTTCGTCGACGACCAGCAGCGCATGCTCGGGCAGCACCACCGATTCGGCGACCGCGTCGATGGCCAGCAGCGCATGGTTGGTGACCACGACGTCGGCGCGGCCGGCCTGCGCCCTGGCGCGTTCGGAGAAGCACTCGGTGCCGAACGGGCAACGCGCCACGCCGAGGCATTCCCGCGCGGAAACGCTGACCTGCGACCAGGATCGGTCACCGACGCCGGGCTTCAGGTCGTCGCGATCGCCCGATTCGGTGCTCGACGCCCATTCGGTGAGCCGCTGCACGTCGCGGCCCAACGCGCTGACCGCCATCGGGTTGAAAAGCTCCTCCTGCGGCCGGTCGTCGCCGTCGTCACCGTCGGCCGCCCCACCGTTGTGAATCTTGTTCAAGCACAGATAGTTTCGCCGCCCCTTGAGCAACGCGAACTGCGGGCGACGCGGGAGGGCGTCGGCCAGCGCATCGACCAGCCGGGGCAGATCGCGATCGACGAGCTGGCGCTGCAAAGCGATCGTGGCCGTGGACACGACGACGGGGCAGTCGTCGTCCAGGGCGTGGACGACCGCGGGCACCAAGTAGGCGAGCGACTTGCCGGTGCCGGTGCCGGCCTGCACGACCAGGTGCTCGTCGGTGGCGAAGGCCCGCGCCACCGCGGCGGCCATCTCCTGCTGGCCGCGGCGTTCACTGCCGCCGAGTGCGGCCACCGCGGTGGCCAGCAGCTCGGACACGGAAACGTCGGACGTGGCTACCCTCTTCGCTGTTCAGGGCGGCGCTCGCGCCGCGGCATCTTTCGGGCGGTGCTAGCGCCGGCCGGCGGGAATCTGCGTGGTCGTGATCGCGGGATCGCCGTGCGACAAGTTCAATCCCTCCCACGGCAGACTGCGCAGCCCGGAAGTTACCAGCTCTCGCGCCGCGGCGAGGTTCGGTTTGGACACCAGTTCTCCGGCGCGGACCAGCGCGACGGTCAAGACCCGGGCCGGATCGGAGACGACGGGTTGTTGGCCGGCGGGATACACGATCTCCTCGGTGATGATGCCCGAGCCGCGCGACAGGCGCAGGGCCTCCTTGCGTCCGCCGTGAGATTGCTTGTGGCTGCTGCGCTTCTGGACCGGGAGGCCGTCCACCTCGACGAGCTTGTACACCATGTTCGCCGTCGGGGCGCCCGAGCCCGTCACCAGCGACGTGCCCACGCCGTAACTGTCCACCGGCTCGGCGGCCAGGGCCGCGATGGAGAACTCGTCGAGGTCGCCGGAGACCAAGATGCGGGTCCCGGTGGCTCCCAGCCTGTCGAGTTGTTCACGGACCTGGCGGGCCAGCACGCCCAGCTCGCCGGAGTCGATGCGCACCGCACCGAGCCCGGTGCCGGCGGCGGCCACCGCATTGGCCACACCGGTCGTCACGTCATAGGTGTCCACCAGCAGGGTGGTGTCCACGCCGAGCGCGTCGACCTGCGCTCGAAATGCCGCCAATTCCGTCGATTCGGTGGGGGAATCGGCGTGGGCGTGCAGCATGGTGAACGCGTGCGCGGAGGTGCCCTCGGTGGGTATCCCGTAGCAGCGCTGCGCCTCCAGATTGGATGTCGCCGCGAAGCCGGCGAGGTAGGCGGCGCGCGCCGCGGCGACGGCCGCCTGCTCGTGCGTGCGGCGCGACCCCATCTCGATCAACGGGCGCCCCCGGGCCGCGCTGACCATGCGCGCCGCGGCGGACGCGACCGCGGTGTCGTGATTGAAAATCGACAGCGCCAGCGTCTCGAGCACCACGCATTCGGCGAACGTCCCGCTCACCGACAGCACCGGGGAACCGGGGAAGTACAGCTCGCCTTCGGCGTAGCCGTCGATGTCCCCGCCGAACCGGAATTCGCGCAAGTAGCGCAACGTGTCCGGGTCGAGGAATTGCTCCAGCGATTGGCACGCCTGGTCATCGAAGGTGAACTGCGGCAGCGCTTCGAGCAGCCGGCCGGTCCCGGCGACCACGCCGTAGCGGCGGCCTTCGGGAAGACGTCGGGCGAAAAGCTCGAAGGTTGTCCGCCGATCGGCGCTGCCGTCTCGCAGCGCCGCCGCCAACATCGTCAGTTCGTACTTGTCGGTCAGCAGCCCAGTAACGACCGGGTCGTTCATTCCATAACGGTATCGGCTGTGATCGGGGCTCGGAAACGACGTCCAACCCTCGGTATCGTGTACGCCATGGTTGTTATGTCAGCGCCCACTAAGCCGGGCACTACAGGACAACGAGAGTCCGCTCCGGTAGAGGCCACGTCGAGCCCGTGGGTCACGATCGTCTGGGACGACCCGGTCAATCTGATGACCTACGTGACGTATGTGTTCCAGAAGTTGTTCGGCTACAGCGAGCCGCACGCCACCAAGCTGATGCTGCAGGTGCACAACGAAGGAAAGGCCGTGGTGTCCGCCGGCAGCCGCGAATCCATGGAAGTCGATGTGTCCAAGCTGCACGCCGCCGGTTTGTGGGCGACCATGCAGCAGGACCGCTGAAACCCGAGGCGCTGGCGATTACCTGTGCGCAAATGGAAGCGGGTCGAGACCGCGAGCGGTCCCCGTTTTCGCTCGTCCCTGGCTCCGCATGAGGCCACCCTGCTCAAGAACCTGGCCACCGCGATGATCGGCCTGCTCGACGAGCGTGAATCGTCTTCGCCCGCAGACGAACTCGAGGAGATCACCGGGATCAAGACCGGCAACGCCGACCCGCCGAAAGATCCCACGCTGCGACGGCTGCTGCCCGACTTCTACCGGCGCGACGACGAGGACACCGCGCCACCCGACGATGCGGACAGCCTCAACGCCGCGCTGCGCAGCCTGCACGAGCCGGACATCGTCAACGCCAAACGCGTTGCCGCACAGCGGGTACTGAGCACGATCCCGGAGGGCGGCGGCCGCTTCGAGCTGACCGAAGACGACGCGAACTCCTGGGTCGCGGCGGTCAACGACATCCGGCTGACCCTGGGAGTCATGCTCGAGGTCGGGCCCGAAGGCCCGGAGCGCCTGCCGGCCGACCATCCGCTGGCCGTGCACTTCGACGTGTACCAGTGGCTGACGGTGTTGCAGGAGTACCTGGTCCTGGTGCTGATGGGGCCCCGATGATCGGCGACAGGTGAACGCCATCACCGACGTCGGCGGCATCCGCGTCGGCCACTACCAACGACTGGATCCCGATGCGTCCCCGGGCGCCGGCTGGGCCTGCGGCGTCACCGTCGTGCTCACCCCACCCGGCACCGTGGGCGCCGTCGATTGCCGCGGCGGTGCGCCTGGCACCCGGGAGACCGACCTGCTGGACCCGTCGAACACCGTGCGGTTCGTGGACGCGGTGTTGCTCGCCGGAGGCAGCGCCTACGGCTTGGCCGCCGCGGACGGCGTCATGCGCTGGCTGGAGGAACGCGAACGTGGCGTGGCGATGGACGGCGGGGTGGTGCCCATCGTGCCGGGCGCGGTGATTTTCGATCTGCCGGTGGGCGGCTGGGAGTGCCGCCCGACGGCCGAGTTCGGCTACGCCGCCTGCGCCGCCGCCAAGGACGGCGCGGCGGCGGGTGTCGGGAACGTCGGCGCCGGGGTCGGGGCGCGCGCCGGCGCGCTCAAGGGCGGCGTCGGCACCGCGTCGAGGCTGCTGCCGTCCGGGGTGACCGTTGGGGCGGTGGCCGTGGTGAACTCGGTGGGCGAGGTCGTCGACCGGGGCACCGGCTTGCCGTGGATGGCGGACCTGACTCGGGACTTCGGCCTGCGGCCGCCGCCGGCCGAGCAGATCGACGCCTTCGCCCGGTTGCCGTCCCCGTCGAATCCGGTGGACAACCCGCTCAACACCGTCATCGCGGTGGTGGCCACCGATGCCGCCCTGAGTTCGGCGGCGTGCCGGCGGGTGGCGATCGCCGCTCACGACGGCCTGGCCCGCAGCATCCGGCCGGCGCACACGCCGGTCGACGGTGACACGGTGTTCGTGTTGGCCACCGGTGCGGTCGAGGTGGCTGCGGCGGCCAGTTCCAAACCACCGCCCGCCGCCTTCTCCCCGGAGACTCCGTTGGCCACCGAGGTAGGCATCGCCGCCGCCGATTGCCTGGCGGACGCGGTGCTGGGCGGCGTGCTGGCCGCGGAGTCGATCGCCGGCATACCGAGCTACCGCGACGTGCTGCCCGGGGCATTCGGTCGATGAGATCGACCGGCCGCTGCGGCCGGTAGCCTTGACATGCTGGAAACACGCTGGAAGGGCAGCCATGGGTAAGACGACCCCGCGGGGACGCCCCGGCGCGCGCGCCGCCCAGCCGACGAAGCGGTCCACCGCGACGGTGGGCGCCGCAACGATCCTCACCTTCGTGGCCTTGCTCTACCTCGTCGAGTTGATCGACCAGCTGTCCCGGCACTCGCTGGACGCCAACGGCATCAGGCCACTGGAAGCCGACGGCCTGTGGGGCATCGTGTTCTCCCCGGTGTTGCACGAGAGCTGGCAGCACCTGGCGGCCAACACCGTTCCGCTGCTGGTCCTGGGATTCCTGATGACGCTGGCCGGTCTGTCCCGGTTCGTCTGGGCGACCGCGATCGTGTGGATCCTGGGCGGCTTCGGCACCTGGCTGATCGGCAACGTCGGCAGCAGCTGCGGCCCCACCGACCACATCGGTGCCTCCGGCCTGATCTTCGGCTGGCTGGCCTTCCTGCTGGTGTTCGGGATCTTCGTCCGCCGGATGCGCGACATCGTCATCGGGCTGATCGTGTTGTTCGCCTACGGCGGCGTCCTGCTCGGAGCCATGCCCGTGCTCGGCAGATGCGGTGGTGTGTCATGGCAGGGCCATCTGTGTGGGGCGATAGCCGGCGTCGTGGCCGCCTACATGTTGTCGGCACCGGAACGTAAGCGCCGGACATCGAGGAACGCCGGCACCAGCGTTGCGCGGCCCAAGACATGAGCTCCGCATTGGCACCCATCGGGGTCTTCGACTCCGGTGTCGGGGGACTCACCGTCGCGCGGGCAATCATCGACCAGCTGCCCGACGAGGACATCATCTATGTGGGCGATACCGGCCACGGCCCGTACGGCCCGCTGACCATCCCGGAGGTCCGCGCGCACGCGCTGGCCATCGGTGACGACCTCGTCGGCCGCGGCGTCAAGGCGTTGGTCATCGCCTGCAACACGGCGTCCGCGGCATGCCTGCGGGATGCGCGCGAACGCTATGACGTGCCCGTCGTCGAGGTGATCCTGCCGGCGGTGCGCCGCGCGGTCGTCACCACCCGCAACGGTCGCATCGGCGTCATCGGCACCCAGGCGACCATCAACTCGCACGCCTATCAGGATGCGTTCGCCGCCGCCCGCGACACCGAGATCACCGCGGTGGCCTGCCCGCGCTTCGTCGACTTCGTGGAGCGCGGCGTGACGAGTGGCCGTCAGGTGCTCGGGCTGGCCGAGGGCTATCTGGAGCCGCTGCAGCGCGCGCAGGTGGACACGCTGGTGCTCGGCTGCACGCACTATCCGTTGCTGTCGGGGCTCATCCAGTTGGCGATGGGTGACAACGTGACGTTGGTCTCCAGCGCCGAGGAAACCGCCAAGGAAGTGCTTCGGGTGCTGACCGAGCGGGACCTGCTCCGCCCCCACGACGCGCCCCCTGCGACACGGGTTTTCGAAGCCACCGGCGACCCCGAGGCATTCACCGCTTTGGCGGCGCGCTTCCTGGGTCCGGCGGTCACCGGCGTCCAGCCCGTTCAGCAGGTGCGCATTGATTGACCTGCGGACGAGATTCTCGTCACACCAATGCGGCGATGTTTTCGTCACGGTGCCAGTGGGCATGGCACAGTGGTGTCCGTGCGAATAACCGTGCTCGGCTGCTCGGGCAGCGTGGTGGGTCCGGATTCGCCCGCGTCGGGTTATCTGCTCCGGGCACCGGACACTCCGCCGTTGGTCATCGACTTCGGCGGAGGCGTTTTGGGCGCGCTGCAGCGCTATGCCGATCCCGGTTCGGTGCACGTGCTGTTGTCCCATTTGCACGCCGACCATTGTCTGGATTTGCCCGGACTTTTCGTGTGGCGCCGCTACCACCCGACGCGTCCGCTGGGTAAGGCGTTGCTCTACGGCCCGGGGGACACCTGGTCGCGGTTGGGTGCGGCGTCGTCCCCCTACGGCGGCGAAATCGACGACTGTTCGGACATTTTCGACGTTCGGCATTGGGTCGAAGGTGAGCCGGTGACGATCGGCGCGCTGACGGTGACGCCGCGAGTGGTGGCCCATCCGACCGAGTCCTACGGCTTGAAGATCACCGACCCCTCCGGCGCCTCGTTCGTCTACAGCGGTGACACCGGTTTCTGCGATCAGCTCGTCGAGCTGGCTCGCGGCGCCGACGTCTTCCTCTGCGAGGCCTCGTGGACGCATTCGCCGGACCGTCCGCCCGCGCTGCATCTGTCAGGCACCGAAGCCGGCCGGGCCGCGGCCGAGGCCGGCGTGCACGAACTCTTGCTCACCCACATCCCGCCGTGGACCTCGCGCGAGGACGTCATCAGCGAGGCCAAGGCCGAGTTCGACGGTCCCGTACACGCGGTGGTGTGCGGCGAGACGTTCGATATCCGGCGTTCTGAAAGGGTCTGAGTAGACCCGGCTACTGTGGGCGTCGTGTCCAGACGAGAAGACGGCCGCCTTGACGATGAGCTTCGGCCCGTGGTCATCACCCGTGGTTTCACTGACCATCCCGCCGGTTCGGTATTGATCGAATTCGGCCACACCAAGGTCATGTGCACCGCCAGCGTGACCGACGGGGTGCCGCGCTGGCGCAAGGGGTCGGGCCTGGGGTGGCTGACCGCCGAGTACGCGATGTTGCCGTCGGCGACCCACACCCGTTCGGACCGCGAGTCGGTGAAGGGCCGCCTGGCCGGGCGCACCCAGGAGATCAGCCGGCTGATCGGACGGTCGCTGCGGGCGTGCATCGACCTGGCGGCGCTGGGGGAGAACACCATCGCCGTCGACTGCGACGTCTTGCAGGCCGACGGCGGTACTCGCACCGCGGCCATCACGGGCGCCTTCGTGGCGTTGTCGGACGCGGTGACCTATCTCGCGGCGGCGGGCAAGCTGTCGGATCCCCGGCCGTTGTCCTGTGCGATCGCGGCGGTCAGTGTCGGCGTGGTCGACGGGCGGATCCGGGTCGACCTGCCGTACGAGGAGGACTCCCGCGCCGAGGTCGACATGAACGTCGTCGCCACCGACACCGGGACCCTCGTCGAGGTTCAGGGGACCGGCGAGGGAGCGACGTTCCCGCGCTCGACGCTGGACAAGCTGCTCGATGTGGCCCTGGCCGCCTGCGAAAAACTGTTCACCGCGCAGCGCGAAGCGCTGCAGCAGCCATACCCCGGTGCGCTCCCCGAGGGGGCCCCGGCGCCGAAGGCGTTCGGCAGCTGACCCACCTGCTGGTCGCCGGCCTGACCCCGGCCTAACCGCCGCGCGGTTCACCACCGCCGACACCGCGGGCACGACGAGACCCATTGCGGTCGGTCATGACTCGTCCTCCCGCAGCTCGAAGATCGGGATGGTGCGCGTGGTTTTCGACTGGTAGTTCTCGAACGCGAACGCGGGTACGGTCGCGTTGATCTTGGGGATGATCGCCTCACGTTCGGACGAGTCGAGCTCGTGCGCGACGACGTCGAATGAGGCCGTGGCGACTTCAACGCGCGCCCGCGGGTTGGCCCGCAGGTTGTGCACCCACGCCGGGTTGATGTCGGCGCCACCGTAACCGGCGACGATCAGCAGCTTGCCGTCGATGCGGAAGGCCACCAGCGGCGCGACGCGAGGCTCGCCGGACTTCGCGCCCGTCGTAGTCAGGAGCAACAGCTCGTTGCCTTCAAATCGCCCGCCGACCATGCCGGCGTTGGCGCGGAACTCGTCGGTGATGTTGTTGTTGAGCGCCTTGAGCGTCTCGGTATCGGGTTTTTGACTCACTCTGGACGCAGCCACTTGGTCGCCCCGTCTATTCCTGCGGAGCGCGTCGCGCGTAGGCCGTGCGCCGACCCATCGTCTCGCAGACCGTAAAGTGGCCGGGTGCATCGGCAACGACCCAGGCGCATGTTCAGGAATAGCTGTTGACCCGGCTGCTGGTCGCCAGCCGCAACCCCAAGAAGCTGGCGGAGTTGCGCCGGGTGCTCGACGCGGCCGGCCTGACCGGATTGGCGTTGGTGTCGCTCGACGACGTGGCGCCCTTCGAGGAAGCGCCGGAGACCGGCGCGATTTTCGAGGACAACGCGCTGGCCAAGGCGCGGGATGCCTTCGCCGCGAGCGGGCTGGCAAGTGTGGCCGACGATTCCGGGCTGGAGGTCGCCGCGCTCAACGGCATGCCCGGTGTGCTGTCGGCGCGCTGGTCGGGCCGGCACGGCGACGACGCGGGCAACACCGCATTGCTGCTGGCTCAATTGCGCGACGTGCCCGACGGACGGCGCGGTGCGGCGTTCGTGTCCGCGTGTGCGCTCGTCTCGGCCGCCGGCGAGGTCGTCGTCCGCGGCGAGTGGCCCGGCAGCATTGCCCGCGAACCACGCGGCGACGGTGGCTTCGGCTACGACCCGGTCTTCGTTCCTCAGGGGCATGACCGCACGGCGGCGGAGCTGAGCCCGTCGGAGAAGGACGCCGTCTCGCATCGCGGTCGCGCGCTGCGGCTGCTGTTGCCGTCGCTGGAAACGCTGGCCCGATCCGGGGGCTAGGGCGACCGGCCCCGCCGGAGCTGCGCGGGCCTACAACCCGAAACGCGCCTTGACGTCCCGGGTTTGGAAGTGCTCCACGATGATGCCGAGCAGCGGGATGGTCCCGGACAGCAGCACGCCGACCGTCTTGCCGAGCGGCCAGCGCACCTTGACCGCCAGATTGAAGGCGGTCAGCACGTAGATGAAATACACCCAGCCGTGGACCACTTCGATCCACCGGATCTCGTGGCCGAAGGCGAGGTGCGACACGATCTCGTAGCACAGCGCGATGAGCCACAGCCCCGTCGTCCACGCCATGATCCGGTAGCCGAGCAGCGCGGTGCGGATCTTGTCGGCGGGCACTGCGGGCACTGATGTTCCGGGCGTCTCCGGCGTGGTCATGCGGTTGTCCTCTTCTGCTTTTCGGCGTCTTGCGCGGCGAGCTCGGCCAGGTAGGTGTTGTACTCGCGCAGCGCGGGGTCGTCGGGTGCCTGCGACGCGGGCTTGGGACGCGCGGGCAGCAGCCCGGCGGGGATCTCCGTCATCGCGTCTGTGCTCCGTGGCTGTGGCGGTTCCTCTTCATAGCGAACGAATTTGCGGTAGGCGTACACGCAGAATCCGGCGAACAGCGGCCACTGCAACGCATAGCCGAGGTTCTGAAAGGAGCCGGAGACGGAATTGAATCTGGTCCACTGCCACCAGCCCAGGGCCAGGCACCCGCACGCCGCGACGATAACCAGCGCGACGAGCGCGGGCCTGCGACGATGCGTAGTGGACACCCCTTGACCGTACCGCTCACGATCTGGGCCCGGCGAATTCGTCGAGCCGCGCCACGGCCACGGGCGCCGGCGCCAGGAGGGGATACTGACGACTTGTGAGCACGTCTTCAACCCGTGTCGCGGCCATCTTGAACGGTTTGGCCCGCATACGTCCCTGGCAAGAAGCGCTGTATCGCGACATCCACCAGCACCCGGAACTGTCGCATCAGGAGCATCGCACCGCGGACTTGGTCAAGCAGCGCCTCCAGGCGTGCGGCTACGACGTTCACTTCGGGATCGGCGGTACCGGAGTGGTAGGAATTCTGCGCAATGGTGACGGGCCGGGCGTGCTGATGCGCGCGGACATGGACGCCCTGCCCGTGCAGGAGGACACCGGCCTGCCCTATGCCAGCACCACGCGCGCTCGCAGCGCGGACGACGACGTACCGGTGATGCATGCCTGCGGCCATGACGTCCACGTTGCCTGCCTGCTCGGCGCCGCGACGCTGCTCGCCGACCGCAGAGAACAATGGAGCGGCACCGCGATCGCGCTGTTCCAGCCGGCGGAAGAGGTCGGCGACGGGGCCGGCGGAATGGTGAACGACGGTCTGGTCGACATCCTGCCGACCGTCGACGTGGCCCTCGCGCAACACGTGGCGCCACTGCCGGCGGGTCACGTCGCCACGCGGTCCGGGCCCATTGCCGCGGCCGCGGACAGCATGCGGATCACGGTATTCGGGCGCGGCTCGCACGGATCGATGCCGCAGGCCGGTGTCGATCCCGTTGTCTTGGCGGCGATGATCGTGCTCCGGCTGCAGACCATCGTCTCGCGCGAGGTCGCGCCCACCGACACGGTGGCGCTCACCGTCGGAAGCATTCACGCCGGCAGCAAGAGCAATGTGATCAGCGACCGCGCGGTGCTGGAACTGAACCTGCGAACCTACGATAAGGCCGTCCGCACAACGGTTTTGGATGCCATCCGCCGGATCGTCGTCGGCGAATGTCAGGCCTCGGGATCACCCCGCGAACCCGAATTCGAGCTCTACGACGCCTTTCCGCCCACCATCAACGACCACGACACCACCGATCGGGTGAGCGGCGCGTTCGTGGAGCATTTCGGTGACCGCTTCGCCATCCTGCCCACCGGCGGCACGGCCAGCGAGGACTTCAGCGTGATTCCCGACGCCCTGGGCGTCCCTTACGCGTACTGGGCCTTCGGCGGCACCGACGCGAAGCTGTTTGCGCAGGCGTTGGAGTCGGGGCGAGTCAACCAGGACATCCCCGTCAACCACTCGCCGTACTTCGCCCCGGTCGTGCAACCCACCCTCGACGTTGGTACCGAGGCCCTCGTGGTTGCGGCGCTCGCCTGGCTTTAGTGGCCGAGCCTCACCGCAGCCCGAGTCGGCAGGCCGCTGACCCGGTACTGCGTTCCTGCGCCGTCGTCGACAAGTCTGTCCGCGAACTCAGCGGTACGATCGGCACGCCGCGGGCGTGGCGAAATTGGCAGACGCGATGGTTTTAGGTGCCATTGCTCGAAAGAGCTTGAGGGTTCGAGTCCCTCCGCCCGCACTCGTCTCGCTGGGGTAGCCCAACTCGGTTAGCTGGTGGGGCATAAGTCCGCCGGAAGCCGGGTACCTCTTCTGGCTAGCGACTATCTGAGGTCCGGGTAAACGATGGAGCCGTCCAGTGGGCCGGCACCATGCAGAACGGGCCAAGAGCGGCGGGGGATGGAATCACGTGAACCGCGGCGACGACGACCAAAACCTCACTGAAGTGGCGGCGGAGACCACCGCGGATTATGGTGCCGACTTCCTTGACGAGCAGGATGACGGTTCGACGAAAGCTACTACCGCGGCGGAAATCATCGAAGGGTTGCCGACCGGATCGGCACTGCTGGTTGTTAAGCGTGGCCCGAACGCCGGTTCTCGATTCTTACTCGATCAGCCGGTCACGTCGGCGGGGCGCCATCCCGACAGCGACATTCTGCTCGACGACGTAACTGTGAGCCGCCGCCACGCCGAGTTTCGCCTCAATGACGACGGCAGTTGGGAGGTCGCCGACGTCGGCAGCCTCAACGGGACCTACGTCAACCGTCAGCCGGTGGACTCAGCGGTGCTGGCCAATAACGATCAGGTGCAGATCGGCAAGTTCCGGCTGGTCTTCCTGACCGGGTAATCCTGGCGACGCCGGTCAGTCCGCCACGAAGCGGGCACGGACCTCCGGGGCCGGCAGCGGACAACTGTCGTACTTGCCGCCGACGCGATAGCGGATCGCCGCGAACCTGTCGTAGAGCCAATCTCGCAGCGGAGCCGGAATGACGCGCGCGGCCAAGAGCATTCGCCACGGTCCGCCGAGATAATCCGCCACGCGCAGCACGGCCTCGGATCGGACGGCCACCCGTTCCGACGGCCCGCCCGGGTCATCCACAAACACCATCGAGTCGACGGCGCCGATTTCCGGGTGCCGCTCGATGATCGCTTTGGCGAAGACGCTCTCCAACGCCGCGAAGCGCAGCGGACCGGTGGGATCGAACCGAAGGATCGTGCGGACCGACCGGTTGCACACCCCGCAGACCCCGTCGTACAGCAGCACGGGCGCCACCAACTCACCGCTCATGCCTCCCAGGTTACCGGGCGGGGCCCAGGTTGACCTATGGTAAGGCAACCCTTAGTTTGTGGGGGTAACGTACCAAGTCGTGGGCGGCCGGCCGATGATCGCGGCGCCCACGTCGGGTCG
This window harbors:
- a CDS encoding thiol-disulfide oxidoreductase DCC family protein translates to MSGELVAPVLLYDGVCGVCNRSVRTILRFDPTGPLRFAALESVFAKAIIERHPEIGAVDSMVFVDDPGGPSERVAVRSEAVLRVADYLGGPWRMLLAARVIPAPLRDWLYDRFAAIRYRVGGKYDSCPLPAPEVRARFVAD